From Spodoptera frugiperda isolate SF20-4 chromosome 27, AGI-APGP_CSIRO_Sfru_2.0, whole genome shotgun sequence:
AAGTTTGGATTGCACTTCACTCTTTGCTTTGTCTTGTCTGTGCTTCCTAATTAACAGGAACTCTCTTTTCttgatttgttattttatttagtgtaCGGTAAATCTTTGAATAATGGATGATTTCGGAGACAATTTCGTTCAACCTGAAGTCGACCCAGCAGCCGAGTTCCTCGCTCGTGAACAGAACCAGCTAGCAGGACTCGAAGATGAGTTGGAAACCAGCGCTCCGCCCCCTATTGTATCTTCCTCAAACGGCTTGGATGACTTTGTGGGTAAGTTACACACTTAATTGTGGCCTAATGTACTTTACACCGATAAAAATCTTTAGTCTTATCGAAActgaaaatcaatattttaaacaatgacAAACTACAAACTGATGACTCTTACTTACCTTATCTAGCAGTCAATAACCATTGAAAAACAATGTTGTTACATGTCTTAGTCCATTAATAACCAGTATTCACAAATCTAGAatctaatagaaataaaattgtctGATTGGCACTCACACTTAtcaaataaatgtgtttttcaGAAGTGCCAAGCGCCTCAGCCTTTGATTCAAATGGCCTTTTAGATGAAGAGCCTATCCAGACATCAGTATTCAAACAGGAAAGAGAGGAACCTGAGAAGATCCGAGCCTGGCGTGAGGAACAGAAAAAGAGATTGGAAGAGAAAGGTATGATCAAACTTCTGATCTTATGTATCAAACTTCATCATTCCATATTGGCTTAAAATTCTTGTCTCATTATCACATATCTTGCACAATATTTGAAGGAAGTTCGACCACcatttcttcttttcttttaatgttataagtaaTTAAGTAGATACTGTCTTTCTACCTCTTGTTGTTGCCCTATGAAGATTATTAATTTGTACATGATTATGGACAATATGACACTTTTATGGCAAAAACATGTGGAAGTAATGGgtacacaaataatataaaaagggGTGGGATTATGTAACCACCCCTATTGCAAAAATAGGTCACCACCCACTTACTATGGTCATAAAgtgataagtaaatattttaacagaagtccaactattaattaatttcagatgctgaagaagagaagaaaaaaGAGGAAATGCTGAAAATAGCCAAAAAGGAGTTGGAGGACTGGTACAAGACACATGAGGAGACTATCGCTAAAACAAAGGCAGCTAATAggtatacaattatattttctaattggATTTGTATTAGATTATGTTAGTGACAGTAATTTACTTAGCCTTAGCTTTTTTGTGGGACTAGAGATGGTTTATTATGGTGGGTTAAAAGATGGTTTAGAATTTAGGTAAGCTTATTACTAGAATAAATATAcagatttgtatgtatttataatgtaaCCAGATTTTTTCTCCCTTCGCGCTTGCTACTACTAGTACTAATATCTGCAATAAATATGACCGTTGCTTTACTTAAATTTTTGATAGGAATGGCAGAGGTGTAGTTTCTGGTTGGTTGCTTATAgcaataaacagattttgtgtTGATGGATGTAGCAACTAAAAGTCAAGTGACTGCTTAATTGTAAAAATACAgcagaaatgaaattattcatATCTTTAACTAACAGTATCTAATTAGCAATGCTTTTAAACATATaatgataacaataattacttgaactgaatattgagatatatttaacacaatatgttgtattttattatgctGTTGTgcaaattatacttattttcaATACTATATCACTAAATAAAGTCTCTTTTCTTTTCAATGCTATCAGGGAGTCGGCTAAGTAAGTATATCTGAAATTGaagttttaaactaaaacagGAACTTAACTGGTTTGGTGGAGGTTTCAGGTTGAAAGTGTGTAAAATTTACTCATTTTTCATATTTGATTTGTAATCTGTTTAGCATTTCATATTGTCCAAATGTCAAGGATAGGTGTTGGTACTAAAAGAGGGATTAgtgttgttatttgtttattaaaataacaagtttaaGGATCATTTTTATCACCCTCAAAAGTATTTTTACGTTTATAcacattttgtacatttttgaaaacaacttttaattaattgttttaactGTAAATCAAATTGCATAATACCATTATTTAACCCTTTCACAGGTGGGAAACAAGGCACAatgtagatttttatattaaacatgtGTTTTTAATGAATAGGAATGCCGAGAAAGCTTTAGCACGCGGCTCTGAAGGTACCGTGGAAGATGGTAACGAATGGGAGCGCGTAGCTGAGCTATGCGACTTTGGACCAAGACGCGGTCGCGATGTGGCGCGTCTCAGGTCCATTGTTCTGCAGCTGAAACAGTCTGGAGTACGACCTAAGCACCCACCACGCACTACTAAAGTGTAAGTAACATTTAGTTCTCTCTTCGTTAATATTTAGGTGCAGCTTAGTTTACTCGTCACAGTTGGAATATTACACTGCCTGTGAGAAGAGAAGATTATGAGAAGTGGGTTTTATAAATggtaaacagaaaataaaataatcatgttgtcaaaaaataaatataatggatgttatttcttttgttcACAGAGCTTGAATTTCCAGTGAAGATGTACGAGttacattattacaaaaaattgtACCTAATCATCAGTCTCGTATATAAAAATCAcacttattaattataataaattaggaaaaacatttataaaaagttatttcaatgatgttgaataataatactggaatgtaataatattaataaacagaagttataatttattcattttatagtaTATTGTATAAATCATAATGGCGGACTATTATTAGAGACTAGTT
This genomic window contains:
- the LOC118263369 gene encoding clathrin light chain isoform X1, producing MDDFGDNFVQPEVDPAAEFLAREQNQLAGLEDELETSAPPPIVSSSNGLDDFVEVPSASAFDSNGLLDEEPIQTSVFKQEREEPEKIRAWREEQKKRLEEKDAEEEKKKEEMLKIAKKELEDWYKTHEETIAKTKAANRESAKNAEKALARGSEGTVEDGNEWERVAELCDFGPRRGRDVARLRSIVLQLKQSGVRPKHPPRTTKVA
- the LOC118263369 gene encoding clathrin light chain isoform X2 produces the protein MDDFGDNFVQPEVDPAAEFLAREQNQLAGLEDELETSAPPPIVSSSNGLDDFVEVPSASAFDSNGLLDEEPIQTSVFKQEREEPEKIRAWREEQKKRLEEKDAEEEKKKEEMLKIAKKELEDWYKTHEETIAKTKAANRNAEKALARGSEGTVEDGNEWERVAELCDFGPRRGRDVARLRSIVLQLKQSGVRPKHPPRTTKVA